In Streptomyces venezuelae, the sequence CCAGTCCGCGAGGACCTCGCGTACGGGCACCCCGCGCTGGTCGGCCTCGAAAAGGATCTGGAAGGCGCGCTTGCGCGCATTGCTCCGAGCAGCCACGGGTTAGTTGCTCTTCCGGCCGAGGTAGTCGCTGGTGCGGGTGTCGACCTTGACCGTCTCGCCCGTGGTGATGAAGAGCGGGACCTGGATCTCGTAGCCGGTCTCCAGGGTGGCCGGCTTGGTGCCACCGGTGGAGCGGTCGCCCTGGACGCCCGGGTCGGTGTGCTGGATCTTGAGCTCGACCGCGGCCGGGAGCTCGACGTAGAGCACCTCGCCCTCGTGCTGGGCGACGGAGGCGGTGAAGCCCTCGATCAGGAAGTTGGCGGCGTCGCCGACGGCCTTGCGGTCGACCATCAGCTGGTCGTAGGTGTCCATGTCCATGAAGACGAAGTAGTCGCCGTCCATGTACGAGAACTGCATGTCGCGGCGGTCGATGGTGGCCGTGTCGACCTTGACGCCGGCGTTGAAGGTCTTGTCGACGACCTTGCCCGAAAGCACGTTCTTGAGCTTGGTGCGCACGAAGGCCGGGCCCTTGCCGGGCTTGACGTGCTGGAACTCGACGACGGACCAGAGCTGGCCCCCGTCGAGCTTCAGCACCATGCCGTTCTTGAGGTCGTTCGTGGAAGCCACGGTTGCGGAATCTCCTGCACTGGAAGACCACGGGTGCGCGCACAGCCCGGCAGAACCGGCTAGAGCGCGAGCAGCTCCTTGGTCGTAATGGTGAGTAGCTCGGGACCGCCGTCCGCCTCGGGGCGCACGACGAGCGTGTCATCGATCCGGACACCTCCCCGGCCCGGGAGGTGAACCCCCGGTTCGACGGTGACCGGCACGCAAGCGTCCAGTTTACCCATTGCCGTAGGTGCAAGCTGCGGGTCCTCGTCGATTTCGAGGCCCACGCCGTGTCCGGTCCACGGAGCGAGGGCTTCCGTGTGGCCCGCGGAGTCCAGGACGGAGCGTGCGGCACGGTCGACTTCCCGGTACGCGGCCCCGGGCAGCAGGGCCTCGCGCCCGGCCCGCTGGGCGGTGAAGACGAGGTCGTACAGCTCGATCTGCCAGTCGGCCGGGCTGGTGCCGATCACGAAGGTCCGGCCGATCTCGCAGCGGTAGCCGCGGTAGTTGGCGCCCAGGCAGACCGTGAGGAAGTCGCCCTCCTCCACCCTTCGGTCGGATGGCCGGTGCCGGGAGCGGCCGGAGTGCGGGCCCGTGCCGACGGAGGTCGGGAAGGCCGGGCCGTCCGCCCCGTGGTCGACGAGCCGCCGCTCCAGCTCCAGCGCGAGGTGCCGCTCGGTGCGCCCGACCAGGATGGACTCCAGCAGCTCCCCCAGGGCCTGGTCGGCGATCTCGGCGGCGATCCGCAGGCAGGCGATCTCCTGCTCGTCCTTGACGAGGCGCTGCTGCTCCACGGCGGTGCCGAGGTCGGCGAGGCGCAGTCTGGGCGCGACGGAGCGCAGGGCCCGGTGCCGGCCGACGGTGAGGTGGTGTTCCTCCACCGCGAGGGATTCGGCCCGGACTGCGGCGGCCAGATCGGCGGCCGCGACGGCCGGGTCCCCGCCGGGGCTGCCCAGGACGGAGACGTTCAGGTGCTCGTCGAGGCGGCCCTCGTCGGCTTCGCCGGTGGGCGCGCCGGAGCAGAAGAGCATGTCCTCGGTGGGGCCGACGAGCAGCACCGCGCCGAGCGGGGACGCCCCGGAGAGGTAGCGGACGTTCGCCGGACGCGTGATCAGTGCGGCGGCGTTCCCCGCGGCGGCGCATCGGTCGCGAAGCAGGTCCCGGCGGGCGGCGTACACGTCTGACATGTCTTCGAGCGTACGAGCGCACCGCCGATCCGGCCCGGCGAGCGCGTCCGGACGGGCCCGGGCCGCCCGTTCCCGATCCAGGCCGTCTCGTCCGGATCCTGCCGGGCCCGCGGCGCCGGCTCGATCCGGCAGGGACTGCGCCTGGGCTGCCTACGGGGTCCAGCCGCCGGGGGCGGACAGGGCGCGGGCCAGGGCCTCGTCGAGGGCGCGGGCGGTGCCCTCGACGTCGAGGTGGGTGTTGTCGATGATCGGCAGTCCGGAGCCGTACCAGCCGGCCATCCGGCCGTGGATCCGTGCGACTTCCTCGTCGGAGAGCCGGCGGTTGCCGGAGCGCTCGGCGTTGCGCTCCAGCACGATCTCCAGGCCGGGCAGGAGTACGACCGGCAGCAGGTTCGGCCCCACGTGCCGCTTCCAGCCGCCCAGACCGACCACGGGCCGGTCGGGGAAGACGGCGTCGTCCAGGATGCAGGAGATGCCGTTCGCCAGGTAGTTGCGGGCGGCGAAGCCGCAGGTGCGGCGGGCGAGCCGGTACTGGGCCTCGGAGTGCTCGTTCCAGCCCGCCTGGGGGTCCGCGAAGCCCGAGCAGACCCACTCGCGGACGTCGTCCAGGCTGACGTGGGCGGTCGGCACGGGCCGGGTGCTGGCCCAGTGCCGGGCGACCGTGGTCTTGCCGGCGCCGGCCGGGCCGATCAGCAGCACGGCGAGGACGGCCCCGCCGGTGCCCGGCACCGCGGGAGGCAGCGGGATGTGCCCGGTTGCCTCCGGCACGGCGGGCACCGGCTGGGACTGGTGGTGCTGGTGGTGCTGGTGGTGCTGGTGAAGCGGCTGGTGGGGCGGGTGCGGTGGCTGCTGCGGCGGAGACTGCGGCGGGGGCGAACCCGGCCAGCCCTGCGCCGGGGCCATCGGCGGCTGCGGGGGCACCGACGGCTGCGGTCCGGGTTGCCCCCAGCCCGCAGCTCCGCCCCCGCCCCCCACTCCGTGCTGCATCCGCTGCCACTCCGTCTCGTTCCGGCGACTGATGCGAGAACGTTATATGACTGCCGGGGCCCGGCCGTCCACCAGCACCGTCAGGCAGGGTGTCAGCCGGAGATCTCGTCCGCCAGTGCGCGCAGCGCCAGCCGGTACGAACCGATGCCGAAGCCCGCCACCGTTCCGGTCGCCACGGCCGCGATGACCGAGGTGTGACGGAACTCCTCGCGGGCGTACGGGTTCGAGATGTGCACCTCGATCAGCGGCGCCGTGCGCTGCGCGGCCGCGTCCCGCATGCCGTACGAGTAGTGGGTGAAGGCCCCCGGGTTGATGACCACGGGGATCTTCCCGTCGGCTGCCTCGTGCAGCCAGCGGATCAGCTCGCCCTCGTCGTTGGTCTCACGGACCTCCACGTCGAAGCCGAGCTCCTCGCCCAGCGAGCGGCAGCTCTCCACCAGTCCCGTGTACGAGGTGGCCCCGTACACGTCGGGCTCGCGCGAGCCGAGCCGGCCCAGGTTCGGGCCGTTCAGCACGAGGACTCGGCGGCTCACGCCGACACCTCGCCGTAGGCGGCGACGAGGTGCGCCGGGTCGGGACCCTCCAGGACGGTCGGCTTGGCCAGCCCGTCGAGGACGATGAAGCGCAGCAGGTTGCCGCGGGACTTCTTGTCGACCTGCATGGTCTGGAGCAGCTTGGACCACTGGTCGCCGCGGTAGGTAAGCGGCAGCCCGACCGAGGCCAGGACCGCCTTGTGCCGGTCGGCCGTCGCGTCGTCGAGCCGGCCCGCGAGCCGGCCGAGCTCGGCGGCGAAGACCATGCCGACGGACACGGCCGCGCCGTGCCGCCACTTGTAGCGCTCGTTCTTCTCGATGGCGTGCGCGAGGGTGTGGCCGTAGTTGAGGATCTCGCGCAGTCCCGACTCCTTGAGGTCGCTGGAGACCACGTCGGCCTTGACCTGGATGGAGCGCACGATGAGCTCGGCGGTGTGCGGGCCCTCGGGCGTACGCGCCGCCGCCGGGTCCTCCTCGATCAGGTCGAGGATCACCGGGTCGGAGATGAACCCGGCCTTGATGATCTCGGCGAGGCCGCTGACGTAGTCGTTGACCGGCAGCGAGTCGAGGGCCGCCAGGTCGCAGAGCACGCCGGCCGGCGGGTGGAAGGCACCCACGAGGTTCTTGCCCTCGGCGGTGTTGATGCCGGTCTTGCCGCCGACCGCCGCGTCCACCATCGCGAGGACGGTGGTCGGTACGGCGACCCAGCGCACGCCGCGCAGCCAGCTGGCCGCAACGAAGCCCGCGAGGTCGGTGGTGGCTCCGCCGCCGACGCCGACGATCACGTCGGTGCGGGTGAAGCCGGACTGGCCCAGCGCCTTCCAGCAGTAGGCGGCGACCTCGACCGTCTTGGCCTCCTCGGCGTTCGGCACCTGGATGGCGACCGCCTCGTAGCCCTGCTCGGCCAGGTCGTCGCGCAGTGCCTCACCGGTCGAGGCCAGCGCCTCGGGGTGGATGACGGCGACCCGCTGGGCCTTCGTACCGATCAGGGAGCCGAGCTCGCCGAGCAGCTGCCGCCCGACCAGCACGTCGTACGGGTCATGGCCGGCGCTTCCGCCGACGTGGATCCGCGTCACCTGGTCTGTCATACGTCCTTCAACTCCAGAGCGTCGAGGACCGCCTGGGCGACCTCTTCGGGGGTGCGGTCGTCGGTGGCCACCACGACGCGCGCGACTTCGGTGTACAGGGGGCGCCGGGCGTCCATCAGCTCGCGCCACTGGCGGCGCGGGTTGACGGCGAGCAGCGGGCGGGCGGCGCCGAGGCCCACGCGCCGCACCGCTTCCTCGACGTCCATCGAGAGGTAGACGACGGGCAGGCCGGCGAGCAGGGCGCGGGTGCCCTCGTCGAGGACGGCGCCGCCGCCGAGGGCGAGGACTCCGGTGTGCCCGGAGACGGCGGCCGCGACGGCCTGCCGTTCCAGCTCACGGAAGTACGGCTCGCCCTCGTCGACGAAGATGTCGGAGATCGGCCGCCCCTGGGCGGTGACGATGTCGGCGTCGGTGTCCCGGTAGGGGACGCCGAGCCGCTCGGCGAGCAGCGCCCCCACCGTGGACTTGCCGGATCCCATGGGTCCGACGAGGACGACGAGCGGTCCGGCCGTCACCGGATCTGCAGGTTGTCGAGGTACGCCCGGACGTTGCGGCGGGTCTCCGGGACGGAGTCGCCGCCGAACTTCTCGACGACCGCGTCGGCCAGGACGAGGGCGACCATGGCCTCGGCGACGATGCCGGCGGCGGGCACGGCACACACGTCGGAGCGCTGGTGGTGGGCCACCGCCGCCTCGCCGGTGGCCACGTCGACGGTCGCCAGCGCGCGCGGGACGGTCGCGATGGGCTTCATCGCGGCGCGGACGCGCAGCAGCTCGCCGGTGGTCAGGCCGCCCTCGGTGCCGCCGGAGCGGCCGGAGGTGCGCTTGATGCCCTCGGGGGTGGAGACGATCTCGTCGTGGGCCTTGGAGCCGGGCACGCGGGCGAGCTCGAAGCCGTCGCCGACCTCGACGCCCTTGATGGCCTGGATGCCCATGAGGGCGGCGGCGAGGCGGGCGTCGAGCCGGCGGTCCCAGTGGACGTGCGAGCCGAGGCCGACCGGGACGCCGTAGGCGAGGACCTCGACGACGCCGCCGAGGGTGTCGCCGTCCTTGTGGGCCTGGTCGATCTCGGCGACCATCGCCTTGCTGGCGTCGGCGTCGAGGCAGCGCACCGGGTCGGCGTCGAGCTTCTCCACGTCGGCCGGGGTCGGGTAGACGCCGTACGGGGCCTTGGCCGCGGCCAGCTCGACCACGTGGGAGACGATCTCGATGCCCGCGACCTCCTTGATGAAGGAGCGGGCGACGGCGCCGAGGGCGACGCGGGCGGCGGTCTCACGGGCGCTGGCGCGCTCCAGGATCGGCCGGGCCTCGTCGAAGCCGTACTTCTGCATGCCCGCGAGGTCGGCGTGGCCGGGGCGCGGACGGGTCAGCGGCGCGTTGCGACCGGTCTCCTTCAGGAGCGAGGGGTCGACCGGGTCGGCCGACATCACGGTCTCCCACTTGGGCCACTCGGTGTTGCCGATCATGACCGCGACCGGACCGCC encodes:
- the aroB gene encoding 3-dehydroquinate synthase, encoding MTDQVTRIHVGGSAGHDPYDVLVGRQLLGELGSLIGTKAQRVAVIHPEALASTGEALRDDLAEQGYEAVAIQVPNAEEAKTVEVAAYCWKALGQSGFTRTDVIVGVGGGATTDLAGFVAASWLRGVRWVAVPTTVLAMVDAAVGGKTGINTAEGKNLVGAFHPPAGVLCDLAALDSLPVNDYVSGLAEIIKAGFISDPVILDLIEEDPAAARTPEGPHTAELIVRSIQVKADVVSSDLKESGLREILNYGHTLAHAIEKNERYKWRHGAAVSVGMVFAAELGRLAGRLDDATADRHKAVLASVGLPLTYRGDQWSKLLQTMQVDKKSRGNLLRFIVLDGLAKPTVLEGPDPAHLVAAYGEVSA
- the aroC gene encoding chorismate synthase; its protein translation is MSRLRWLTAGESHGPALVATLEGLPAGVPVTTELVADHLARRRLGYGRGARMKFEQDEITFLGGVRHGLSQGGPVAVMIGNTEWPKWETVMSADPVDPSLLKETGRNAPLTRPRPGHADLAGMQKYGFDEARPILERASARETAARVALGAVARSFIKEVAGIEIVSHVVELAAAKAPYGVYPTPADVEKLDADPVRCLDADASKAMVAEIDQAHKDGDTLGGVVEVLAYGVPVGLGSHVHWDRRLDARLAAALMGIQAIKGVEVGDGFELARVPGSKAHDEIVSTPEGIKRTSGRSGGTEGGLTTGELLRVRAAMKPIATVPRALATVDVATGEAAVAHHQRSDVCAVPAAGIVAEAMVALVLADAVVEKFGGDSVPETRRNVRAYLDNLQIR
- the aroQ gene encoding type II 3-dehydroquinate dehydratase, coding for MSRRVLVLNGPNLGRLGSREPDVYGATSYTGLVESCRSLGEELGFDVEVRETNDEGELIRWLHEAADGKIPVVINPGAFTHYSYGMRDAAAQRTAPLIEVHISNPYAREEFRHTSVIAAVATGTVAGFGIGSYRLALRALADEISG
- a CDS encoding AAA family ATPase, whose amino-acid sequence is MQHGVGGGGGAAGWGQPGPQPSVPPQPPMAPAQGWPGSPPPQSPPQQPPHPPHQPLHQHHQHHQHHQSQPVPAVPEATGHIPLPPAVPGTGGAVLAVLLIGPAGAGKTTVARHWASTRPVPTAHVSLDDVREWVCSGFADPQAGWNEHSEAQYRLARRTCGFAARNYLANGISCILDDAVFPDRPVVGLGGWKRHVGPNLLPVVLLPGLEIVLERNAERSGNRRLSDEEVARIHGRMAGWYGSGLPIIDNTHLDVEGTARALDEALARALSAPGGWTP
- a CDS encoding aminopeptidase P family protein, with the translated sequence MSDVYAARRDLLRDRCAAAGNAAALITRPANVRYLSGASPLGAVLLVGPTEDMLFCSGAPTGEADEGRLDEHLNVSVLGSPGGDPAVAAADLAAAVRAESLAVEEHHLTVGRHRALRSVAPRLRLADLGTAVEQQRLVKDEQEIACLRIAAEIADQALGELLESILVGRTERHLALELERRLVDHGADGPAFPTSVGTGPHSGRSRHRPSDRRVEEGDFLTVCLGANYRGYRCEIGRTFVIGTSPADWQIELYDLVFTAQRAGREALLPGAAYREVDRAARSVLDSAGHTEALAPWTGHGVGLEIDEDPQLAPTAMGKLDACVPVTVEPGVHLPGRGGVRIDDTLVVRPEADGGPELLTITTKELLAL
- a CDS encoding shikimate kinase, which produces MTAGPLVVLVGPMGSGKSTVGALLAERLGVPYRDTDADIVTAQGRPISDIFVDEGEPYFRELERQAVAAAVSGHTGVLALGGGAVLDEGTRALLAGLPVVYLSMDVEEAVRRVGLGAARPLLAVNPRRQWRELMDARRPLYTEVARVVVATDDRTPEEVAQAVLDALELKDV
- the efp gene encoding elongation factor P, coding for MASTNDLKNGMVLKLDGGQLWSVVEFQHVKPGKGPAFVRTKLKNVLSGKVVDKTFNAGVKVDTATIDRRDMQFSYMDGDYFVFMDMDTYDQLMVDRKAVGDAANFLIEGFTASVAQHEGEVLYVELPAAVELKIQHTDPGVQGDRSTGGTKPATLETGYEIQVPLFITTGETVKVDTRTSDYLGRKSN